In Choloepus didactylus isolate mChoDid1 chromosome 18, mChoDid1.pri, whole genome shotgun sequence, a single genomic region encodes these proteins:
- the CD79B gene encoding B-cell antigen receptor complex-associated protein beta chain isoform X2: protein MAGLALSPVPSCWLLPLLLLLLSGGLAAKTQDVVSRPPGSACSGVWQNPRFVAKKRGAVVEVKCYVEDPKGEVSWLRKQETDSEPRPLTLEPDRVEQNQNNSVNTLTIRGIQFEDNGIYFCQKNCSGAIHRGCGTELRVMGFSSLEQLKRRNTLKDGIIMVQTLLICLFITVPIFLLLDKDDSKAGIEEDHTYEGLNIDQTATYEDIVTLRTGEVKWSVGEHPGQE, encoded by the exons ATGGCTGGGCTGGCGCTGTCTCCCGTGcccagctgctggctgctgccgctgctgctgctgctgctttcag GTGGGCTGGCAGCCAAAACACAGGACGTGGTCTCCAGACCCCCAG GAAGCGCTTGCTCCGGGGTCTGGCAGAACCCCCGTTTCGTGGCCAAGAAGCGGGGCGCGGTGGTTGAAGTGAAATGCTACGTGGAAGACCCCAAGGGCGAGGTGAGCTGGCTCCGGAAGCAGGAGACGGACTCGGAGCCCCGGCCACTGACCCTGGAACCGGACCGCGTCGAGCAGAACCAGAACAACTCGGTCAACACCCTCACCATCCGCGGCATCCAGTTTGAGGACAACGGCATCTACTTCTGCCAGAAGAACTGCTCCGGCGCCATCCACAGGGGCTGCGGCACCGAGCTGCGGGTCATGG GGTTCAGCTCCTTGGAGCAGCTGAAGCGGCGCAACACCCTGAAGGACGGCATCATCATGGTCCAGACACTGCTCATCTGCCTCTTCATCACTGTCCCCATCTTCCTGTTACTGGACAAG GATGACAGCAAGGCTGGGATAGAAGAAGACCACACCTATGAG GGCCTGAACATTGACCAGACAGCCACCTATGAGGACATAGTGACCCTGCGGACAGGGGAGGTGAAGTGGTCAGTGGGTGAGCACCCAGGCCAGGAGTGA
- the CD79B gene encoding B-cell antigen receptor complex-associated protein beta chain isoform X1, producing the protein MAGLALSPVPSCWLLPLLLLLLSAGGLAAKTQDVVSRPPGSACSGVWQNPRFVAKKRGAVVEVKCYVEDPKGEVSWLRKQETDSEPRPLTLEPDRVEQNQNNSVNTLTIRGIQFEDNGIYFCQKNCSGAIHRGCGTELRVMGFSSLEQLKRRNTLKDGIIMVQTLLICLFITVPIFLLLDKDDSKAGIEEDHTYEGLNIDQTATYEDIVTLRTGEVKWSVGEHPGQE; encoded by the exons ATGGCTGGGCTGGCGCTGTCTCCCGTGcccagctgctggctgctgccgctgctgctgctgctgctttcag CAGGTGGGCTGGCAGCCAAAACACAGGACGTGGTCTCCAGACCCCCAG GAAGCGCTTGCTCCGGGGTCTGGCAGAACCCCCGTTTCGTGGCCAAGAAGCGGGGCGCGGTGGTTGAAGTGAAATGCTACGTGGAAGACCCCAAGGGCGAGGTGAGCTGGCTCCGGAAGCAGGAGACGGACTCGGAGCCCCGGCCACTGACCCTGGAACCGGACCGCGTCGAGCAGAACCAGAACAACTCGGTCAACACCCTCACCATCCGCGGCATCCAGTTTGAGGACAACGGCATCTACTTCTGCCAGAAGAACTGCTCCGGCGCCATCCACAGGGGCTGCGGCACCGAGCTGCGGGTCATGG GGTTCAGCTCCTTGGAGCAGCTGAAGCGGCGCAACACCCTGAAGGACGGCATCATCATGGTCCAGACACTGCTCATCTGCCTCTTCATCACTGTCCCCATCTTCCTGTTACTGGACAAG GATGACAGCAAGGCTGGGATAGAAGAAGACCACACCTATGAG GGCCTGAACATTGACCAGACAGCCACCTATGAGGACATAGTGACCCTGCGGACAGGGGAGGTGAAGTGGTCAGTGGGTGAGCACCCAGGCCAGGAGTGA